The region GAAGGCGCAAAGGCGGGCGTCGCCGGCGGCTGCATGCGCCACGGCATCGCATATCCGGACGTTGCGTTCCAGAAGGCTCAGCCGCCAGGCGCAGGTAGAAGGCGTCGGGGCCCGGCTTGCGAAAGGAAAAGCCGGTTCAGGCCGCCAGCTGAACATCGGCGGGCAGCGCTTTGTAGTGTGCCGCGATGTCGCGCGGCAGCGTCACCCAGACGTCCGGATGGTTCACGATGTGCCGCAGCGCCTCACGCAGGCGGCGGGCGCGAAAAGGCTGGCCCATGATGAAGGAATGCAGCGAAATCGCGCAAACCAGCGGCGTGTCCCGCGCCCGATCCAGCATCTCCTCGAAGTTGTCGATGATCATCTCGGAGTACTCGGCCGCGGTGTTGCGCCGGTACACCACCGCCGGCTGGTCGTTGAGTTCGATTGGATAAGGCACCGAGAGAATGCGACGATCCCCTGCCCTGACCCAGAACGGCTGCTCGTCGCAGATGCCCCAGTCCAGCGTGTAGTCATAGCCCGCCTCGGCCAGCAGATCCGTGGTGTTCAAGCTGGGCGTGAGATAAGGGCTCAACCAGCCGGCCGGCTTGACGCCGTCAGCGCGCGTCATGAAGTCCGTGACTTCCTGCACCATGGCGCGTTCCGTCTCGATCGGCATCTCGATCTGGCGCTCGGCGTTCGAGCGGCCGTGCGCGATCAGTTCGTCGCCGCGCGCGCGGTGCGCGGCGATAAGCGCTGGGCAATGCTCATAGTTGGCCGAATTGGCGATCACCCCCACAGGCATGCGCAGTTCGTCGAACATTTCGATCAGGCGCCAGCCGCCAATCCGGTTGCCATAGTCGCGCCATAGCCAGCTACGCTGGCTCCACGGCAGCGTCTGGCGGTCCAGGTCGACACCGCACTGCACGCCATAGGGGAAATGTTCGATGTTGACGGCCACATAGAGCGCCAGCTTCTTGCCTTGCGGCCATGAAAACTTGGGGCGGGCGGGCAGGTCGGAATGGGGAAAACGACCGTGGGAATCCAGCATGATTTCAGTCTCCGATACAGCCCCGCCAGACGTGGCCGGGCCGGCCGGGCCACGTCTGCGGTCCGGCCGTAATAAAAGTGATGGAAAGGACCGGCGGATGAAGCAAAGGGTGCTACCCGCCTGAAGGCGGCCGAGGCAGGATCAGCTGCCGGGCACCACCCCTGGCGGCAGCCCGGCGCAGTACTTTGCAATCTCCCCGGGCGTGGTCAGCCAGAACTTGTCGCGCGACTTGAATATGTGATCGAGCACGCGGCGGAAGGCACGCAGCCGATACGGCTGGCCAATGATGAAAGGATGCAGCGCGATGCTGAACACCAAAGGATGCTTGGCCGATTCCGCGAGCATTTCATCGAACTGGTCGATCAGCATGTCGCAGAACTCGCGGGCGCCATGGCGGCGGAACACCATCGCCGGCGAATCATTCAGCTCGATTGGATAGGGCACGGACAGAATGGGCCCCGAGCGCGTGCTCATCCAGAAAGGCTGATCGTCGGCGGGCCACTCCATCACGTAGTCATAGCCGGCCTCCTTGAGCAGGTCGAGCGTGGAAGTCGACTCCGCCAGGTAGGGACCCAGCCAACCCTTGGGCTGCGTGCCGGAAAGACGGGTGACGACGTCGGTGCACTGGCGGATAAGGTGTTCTTCGTCCTCTTCCCACAAACCGTCCTGGCGTTCGGCGTTGGAACGGCCATGACCGATGAGTTCATCCTTGCGTGCCACCAGCCGTTCCAGTATTTGCGGACATTCCTCCAGCACCACGGAATTGACGTTGTGCGCGCCCGGGATGCCGTACTCATCGAGCAGGTCGAGGTAGCGCCAGAGGCCCACACGGTTGCCGTAATCGCGCCAGGCATAGTTGCGCTGGTTCTGTTTGGTCAGACCGTCGGCACTGTCCGAGCCCAGGCCCGCGCGGAAGGCGAAGTACTCGATGTTGTTGCACAGAAACACCGCCAGTCGCTTGCCTTCGGGCCAGCTATAGTCGGGACGATCGACGATCGGACTGTATTCGTATCGATTGTGCTGCGGTAGCTTCATGTCATGCTCTCCGGATTTCGTAAGCCTTACCTGACTTCCCGCTCGGACATATTGCTGACCCAGCGCACGGCCGGCCACAGAAGCACCAGATAGATCAGTGCGCACAAGATCAGCGGAGCCGGGCTGTACAACAGTGATTGCGCATTGCGCGCCATGCCGAGCAAATCCTGCAGGCCCACCACGCTGGCAATGGCCGTCATCTTGATGACCAGCAGGCTGTTGCTGCAAAGTTCGGGGTTGGTGCTGCGGAAGGCCTGCGGCAGCACGATGCAGCGCAGCGTCTGCGTCGCGCTCATGCCGGTCGAACGCGAGGCTTCGATCTGGCCCTGGGGCACTGCCTCGATGCCAGCCCGCAGGATTTCGCCGTAGTAGCACGCCGTGCTCAAGGTGAAACTCAGGGCGATGATGCCCCAGTTGCTCCACTCCATTCCCCAGAAATGGATCAGGAAAGAAATGAAGATCAACAGCACCAGCGGCGGCAGCGCGCGGAAAAGGTCGATATAGATGGTGAGCGCGATACGCAAGCCGCGCGACGTGCGCTGTGTCACGCCGAGTGCGATAAGCAGGCCGAAGGACAGGCCCAGCGCGATGGTGAACAACGACAGCCGGAATGTCATCCACAGTCCCTTGCCCATCAGCGGCAGGACCTGACGGAAGATGTCCAGGTTGAAGAAGGCATCCAGCATTCCGTCTTGCATGGTTATTTCCTCCAGCTCCAGGCCCTCTCCAGGTAGCGGCTACCCATCACCACCGGCAGGAAAATAGCGAGATAAAGCACCACGGCGACGGACAACGTCGATGGATTGCCTGAGTTCGAAGACGCCGATTCGGACACGCCCAGGATTTCGGTTAAGCCGATGACGGAGCCAAGCGCCGTCTCCTTGGTGATGGCGGCGATCTTGCCCGTGATCGGGCCGATCATCATCCGCACGGCCTGCGGCAACACCACGTAGAGCATGGTCTTGAGCCACGACATCCCGGTCGACCGCGCCGCTTCCACCTGTCCTTTAGGCACACTGAGGATGCCCACCCAGACACACTCCTCGATGAACGCCGCCAGGATGAGCGTTAGCGTGATCCAGGTCGAAGCAAAAGGCGATAGCGTCAATCCCAGGTAAGGCGCGCAAAAGAACACCACGATCAGGTAGACCATGGGGGGAATGGTGCGCCAGACGTCCACGTAGATGACGATCAGCGCGGAGAGCAAGCGGCTGCCGGCAGCGCGCGCCACCGCCAGGACGGCCCCCAGGACCAGCCCGCCGACCACGATAAGAATGGACAGCACGATCGTGATGCCCAGGCTCTCCAGGATGTCGGGCAGGTAGCGGTGGATGACTTCCCAGTTCAGGAAGACATCGACGATGCTGGAATCCATGCTCAGCGTCCCTTGGTGTACCGGCCCACGAACTCTCGGGTACGGGCATGCGTCGGGGTTTCGAAAATCTGCCGGGGCGGGCCGTCCTCGACCACGACGCCCCCTTCCATGAAAATCACCCGATCCGCCGCTTCGTGGGCAAAGCCCATTTCATGCGTCACGACCAGCATGGTGATGCCCAGATCCTTGAGGCTCTTCATCACCTCGAGCACGCTGCCGACCAGCTCGGGATCAAGCGCGCTGGTCGGTTCGTCGAGCAGCAGCACCTTGGGATCGAGCGCGATGGCGCGCGCGATCCCCACGCGCTGCTGCTGGCCGCCGGACAGCTCGCCCGGCCGGGCCATCAGCTTGTCGGCCAGGCCGACCTTGGTCAGCGCGTCGACGGCCTTGTCGTTGGCGTCCTTGCGCGACATTTTCTTGACGTGCCGCAGCGCCAGCGACACGTTTTCGATGACGCGTAGATGAGGATAAAGATTGAACGACTGGAACACCATGCCGATCTTCTGGCGCAGGCGGTTCAGGTCGACATCCTCACGCGTGATTTCCTCTCCGTCGATCAGGACCTGGCCCTCCTGCACGCTTTCGAGCCGGTTGCAGCAGCGCAGCAGACTGCTCTTGCCCGATCCCGACGGACCTATGATGCACACCAGCTCGCCGGCGCTGACCGCAAGATCGACGCCCTTGAGAATCTGGTTGGCGCCGTAGCTTTTTTGCAGATTGACGATTTCAAGCACAGGGTAGGCCATGCCGCTTCCTCTCGACCGCTGTTGTGTTGCCTCAGGGTTGCGTGCCGAGGGCTTGCCTGGCACGCGGTCGAACGAGGACTATTTGCTGCAGGTCAACGTCACGGGCGTCGCGTCATATCCAGGCAGTCCCGGAATGCCCGTGCCGTCGACAGCCTTGGCCGGCAGGTCGTCGGCGGCGGGCTTGTAGCCCATCCACTTCACGACCAGGGCAGAGACCACGCCTTTCTGCTTGAGGCATTTCAGCGCGTTCGAGAATTTCGTGCGGGTGGCGGCGTCATCCTTGCGAAAAGCCATCGCGACCACGTTGCCGGAATCGATGCTGAAGGAAGCCGGGGTCAACAACGGGTTCTGCTTGGATGCCCAGCGAATCACCGGCATGGTGGCCATATTGGCGTAGGCACGGCCCGAGATCACCGCCTGCACGGCGTCGGCATTGGTGCCGAAGGACTGGAAGGTATACCCGTACTCCTGCTGATGCGCCTGCAGCCAGCGCTCCATCGGATTGCCCTTGTTGACGGTGATGACCTTGCCGCGCAGGTCAGCCGCGGTCTTGATGTCGGCGGTGCCTTTTTTCTGCACGAACGCGTAGATCGATTTCAGGTAGCCTTCGGTGAAGATGAAGCTTTGAGCCAACTCGGGCGTGACGGTCATCGGCGCGGCGATGTAGTCGTACTTCTTCGACATCAGCCCCGGCACGATGGCGTTCCATTCCACACCGTCGATCGTGATTTTTTCACCCAACTCCTTGCTCATGGCGTTCGTCAGGTCGATGTTGAAGCCGATGAGATCGCCTGACAGATCACGCATCGCGTGGGGCGAATACGTGGCATCGACGGCGGTGCGATATTCCGCATGAGCGGCGCTGCCCAGCGTCAAGGCGGACAACAGGACCGGACCGAATACGGCAAAAAACCCTACACGCATTTTGCTACTCCTCTCTGGTGCGGAAAAAAGCCGGCGATCTGGCCGACGCGGATGGCAAGCGCAACCGCAGCATGAGGGCATGCTGTGTTCCCCTTGATAGATGAGGGTTTTCCCTCTATTTCTTGCTAATGCCGTCAACTTCGGAGAAATCCCAGGCATTACGCATGGAGGGCAGTGTGGCAAATCTCCCCCGCAGCGCACAAACGATTTATCCTAGGGGCAGACTCAGTTTCCCTCATGGCTCTCAAGTGAAACGCCGCCTTCCCCCTCTGCTCGCGATGCGCGCCTTCGAAGCCGCGGGACGTCATGGCAACTTCACCGCGGCCTCCCATGAGCTCAGCGTCACCCAGGGCGCCATCAGCCGACAGGTCAAGATCCTGGAAGAGTTTCTTGCGGTCGAGTTGTTCCAGCGCGGCGCGCGCGGGGTGATCCTCACCCCGGCCGGCCGGCGCTACCTGACCATGGCGACCTCGGTACTCGACCAGATCGCCAATACGCGCTTCGACTACCCTGCCGAACCCGGCAAGCCGTTGTCGATCAGCGTGCTGTCTTCGTGTGCCAGCCTGTGGCTGCTGCAAAGGCTGGCCGAGTTCAACCGGCTGCATCCGGAGATCCGGCTGCATGTGTCGACGTCTCAAGAGCCCGTGAACTTCAAGCGCGATGGCGTGGACATCGCGCTGCGCCTCGGCCGTCTGCCGGGACGCGTGCCGGCGCCGCAGGACGCGCCCTTCTCCACCGACATGGTGCAGGACTGGAAAGGCATCGAGGCCCTGCACGTCTGGGACGAATACATTGCCCCGGTATGCAGCCGCCGGCTGGTCATGGGTGGCCATCGTCTTGAAGGCATCGACGACCTTGGCAAACTGACACTTATCCACAACGCCAGCCGCCCGGACCTATGGCACACATGGCTGCAAGCCAACGGAGCGACCCTGCCCGCGGAGGCCAAATCAATATGGGTCGGCCAGCGTTTCCTGGCCGTGCTGGCGACGCGCGAAGGTCAGGGCGTGGCATGTGTCGCCGCGGCCGACATCGACCTGCTGGAGTGGCGGCACGAGCTCTTCTTTCCTTTCGAGCGGCGGGTCCCCACGGGTGACGCCTACTACCTGCTTTATCGCTCGGACACCGCCCGCCAGCCGGAGATCCGCGCTTTCTCCACCTGGCTGTTGACGCTGCGACAGGTCGTCGGCGAGCAAGCCGCCAGCGGGGTGGTCCGGAGCCAGAAGGCAGCGCCTAACGTGGAGGCCGACCTTCGTGTGGAGTCCGACCTTCCTCCAGTTCTCCACGCCGCTCGATGATGCGCGCAACCAGCCCATACGCCACGGCATCCTCCGCCGGCATCCAATGATCGCGCTCGATATCCGCCAGGACCCGGTCCAGGGCCTGGCCAGTCTCGCGGGCGATGACCCGAGCGATACGTTCGCGCGCCTTGACGATCTCGCGAGCCTGGATGGCGATGTCGCTGGCCACGCCGCCGGCGCCGCCACTTGGCTGATGAATCAGGAAGCGCGTCTGCGGCAGGCAGAAGCGGCGCTCGCGCGGCGCGCCCAGATAAAGGTGAGTCGCGGCGCTGCCGACCCAGCCGGTGCCTATCATGTTGACCGGCGCGGCGATGAATCGAACCACATCGTGAACCGCGTCGCCCGACTCCAGATGCCCGCCAGGGGATGACACGATCATGTTGATGGGGGCGGCGGACTCCGCGTCCAGCGTCAGCAGGCGCCGCACGGTCTCGGACGCGGAAGCGTCCGTGATCGGGCCGAACACCAGCACCGTCCTGGTGCGGAACGCTTTCTCCTCCAGAAAGGTGCTGTTCTGGCCCGGCGCGGGCTGGGCGGGATGCTCCGGATCGTTGGCATGCAGGGCATTGAGGGACATAAGGCCAAACTCCTGTTCGTGTTAAGTTCACCCGCTATACGAATGAGCCGCTAGAAACGTGACATCTTCCCTGTCCTCCCATCCCCTGGCCCACGATGACGCGCTGCGCAAGCGCCTGGTCGCGCTGGCCCGGCGTTGGCTGGCCCAGGGCGCGGACGCGGAGGACCTGGTGCAAGATGCCTACCTGCGCACGGCCGCGGCGACGCTACCGCCTTCAGAGGCGGGCCGGGAAGCGTGGCTGGTCACCGTGTTGCATCACCTCTGCATCGACCTGCTGCGCCGTCAGGGCCGCTACCAGGCCATCCTGGTGGATCACGGGAACGCAGCCGGCGCCGGGCTGGATGAAGACAGTCCGCAAAGCCTGGCCGACCAGGCGCAGCAAGTGGAAGCCGCTCTCGCTCATCTAAGCCATACCCTGGCCCCGGCCGATGCGGCCGCGGTACTGCTGTACGAGATCTTCGAGTTCAGCCATGCCGAACTGGCAGCGTTGGCGGGACGCAGCGAGGATGCATCACGCCAGCATCTGCATCGGCTGCTGCGCCGGCTTCGTTCGTCAACCCCGCATGACCGCAGGTCGCCGCGCGACCAGGAAGACGAAGACGCGGGCTATCTATTCACCTTGTGCCGCCACGCGCTGGCCCAGCGCGACCCCGGCGGCCTCATCGCCCTTCTGCGCGCCAGCAATCCGGACATCATGGCGGTGCTGGCGAACACCCTTCCCGGCGACCCGGACAGCGCGATGGACGGCCGCCTGTGGCCCCGCATGCAGATTCAGAAGCTGCTTACCCTGCCCGCGTTCCTGCCTGAATCCGTAGCGGCCTAGCACGCCGCAGTGCCGACATCGTGGAACCCACGATGCCATCTTGCAACTTAAGGGAGTCTCGCCGCCTGCGGCGGCATCACTCCGACTTGGGCCAAGCATGGAACCGGTAAGTGTTAAGGCAATCTTGAACGATGCACATGGAAAAGTCCTGTTCGCCAGGAATCCGCGCGGCGAACTGGAGCTACCGGGAGGACGCCC is a window of Bordetella sp. N DNA encoding:
- a CDS encoding LysR substrate-binding domain-containing protein encodes the protein MKRRLPPLLAMRAFEAAGRHGNFTAASHELSVTQGAISRQVKILEEFLAVELFQRGARGVILTPAGRRYLTMATSVLDQIANTRFDYPAEPGKPLSISVLSSCASLWLLQRLAEFNRLHPEIRLHVSTSQEPVNFKRDGVDIALRLGRLPGRVPAPQDAPFSTDMVQDWKGIEALHVWDEYIAPVCSRRLVMGGHRLEGIDDLGKLTLIHNASRPDLWHTWLQANGATLPAEAKSIWVGQRFLAVLATREGQGVACVAAADIDLLEWRHELFFPFERRVPTGDAYYLLYRSDTARQPEIRAFSTWLLTLRQVVGEQAASGVVRSQKAAPNVEADLRVESDLPPVLHAAR
- a CDS encoding RNA polymerase sigma factor, producing MTSSLSSHPLAHDDALRKRLVALARRWLAQGADAEDLVQDAYLRTAAATLPPSEAGREAWLVTVLHHLCIDLLRRQGRYQAILVDHGNAAGAGLDEDSPQSLADQAQQVEAALAHLSHTLAPADAAAVLLYEIFEFSHAELAALAGRSEDASRQHLHRLLRRLRSSTPHDRRSPRDQEDEDAGYLFTLCRHALAQRDPGGLIALLRASNPDIMAVLANTLPGDPDSAMDGRLWPRMQIQKLLTLPAFLPESVAA
- a CDS encoding amino acid ABC transporter ATP-binding protein — encoded protein: MAYPVLEIVNLQKSYGANQILKGVDLAVSAGELVCIIGPSGSGKSSLLRCCNRLESVQEGQVLIDGEEITREDVDLNRLRQKIGMVFQSFNLYPHLRVIENVSLALRHVKKMSRKDANDKAVDALTKVGLADKLMARPGELSGGQQQRVGIARAIALDPKVLLLDEPTSALDPELVGSVLEVMKSLKDLGITMLVVTHEMGFAHEAADRVIFMEGGVVVEDGPPRQIFETPTHARTREFVGRYTKGR
- a CDS encoding amino acid ABC transporter permease; its protein translation is MDSSIVDVFLNWEVIHRYLPDILESLGITIVLSILIVVGGLVLGAVLAVARAAGSRLLSALIVIYVDVWRTIPPMVYLIVVFFCAPYLGLTLSPFASTWITLTLILAAFIEECVWVGILSVPKGQVEAARSTGMSWLKTMLYVVLPQAVRMMIGPITGKIAAITKETALGSVIGLTEILGVSESASSNSGNPSTLSVAVVLYLAIFLPVVMGSRYLERAWSWRK
- a CDS encoding ATP-dependent Clp protease proteolytic subunit; amino-acid sequence: MSLNALHANDPEHPAQPAPGQNSTFLEEKAFRTRTVLVFGPITDASASETVRRLLTLDAESAAPINMIVSSPGGHLESGDAVHDVVRFIAAPVNMIGTGWVGSAATHLYLGAPRERRFCLPQTRFLIHQPSGGAGGVASDIAIQAREIVKARERIARVIARETGQALDRVLADIERDHWMPAEDAVAYGLVARIIERRGELEEGRTPHEGRPPR
- a CDS encoding transporter substrate-binding domain-containing protein, encoding MRVGFFAVFGPVLLSALTLGSAAHAEYRTAVDATYSPHAMRDLSGDLIGFNIDLTNAMSKELGEKITIDGVEWNAIVPGLMSKKYDYIAAPMTVTPELAQSFIFTEGYLKSIYAFVQKKGTADIKTAADLRGKVITVNKGNPMERWLQAHQQEYGYTFQSFGTNADAVQAVISGRAYANMATMPVIRWASKQNPLLTPASFSIDSGNVVAMAFRKDDAATRTKFSNALKCLKQKGVVSALVVKWMGYKPAADDLPAKAVDGTGIPGLPGYDATPVTLTCSK
- a CDS encoding polysaccharide deacetylase family protein: MKLPQHNRYEYSPIVDRPDYSWPEGKRLAVFLCNNIEYFAFRAGLGSDSADGLTKQNQRNYAWRDYGNRVGLWRYLDLLDEYGIPGAHNVNSVVLEECPQILERLVARKDELIGHGRSNAERQDGLWEEDEEHLIRQCTDVVTRLSGTQPKGWLGPYLAESTSTLDLLKEAGYDYVMEWPADDQPFWMSTRSGPILSVPYPIELNDSPAMVFRRHGAREFCDMLIDQFDEMLAESAKHPLVFSIALHPFIIGQPYRLRAFRRVLDHIFKSRDKFWLTTPGEIAKYCAGLPPGVVPGS
- a CDS encoding amino acid ABC transporter permease: MQDGMLDAFFNLDIFRQVLPLMGKGLWMTFRLSLFTIALGLSFGLLIALGVTQRTSRGLRIALTIYIDLFRALPPLVLLIFISFLIHFWGMEWSNWGIIALSFTLSTACYYGEILRAGIEAVPQGQIEASRSTGMSATQTLRCIVLPQAFRSTNPELCSNSLLVIKMTAIASVVGLQDLLGMARNAQSLLYSPAPLILCALIYLVLLWPAVRWVSNMSEREVR
- a CDS encoding polysaccharide deacetylase family protein — translated: MLDSHGRFPHSDLPARPKFSWPQGKKLALYVAVNIEHFPYGVQCGVDLDRQTLPWSQRSWLWRDYGNRIGGWRLIEMFDELRMPVGVIANSANYEHCPALIAAHRARGDELIAHGRSNAERQIEMPIETERAMVQEVTDFMTRADGVKPAGWLSPYLTPSLNTTDLLAEAGYDYTLDWGICDEQPFWVRAGDRRILSVPYPIELNDQPAVVYRRNTAAEYSEMIIDNFEEMLDRARDTPLVCAISLHSFIMGQPFRARRLREALRHIVNHPDVWVTLPRDIAAHYKALPADVQLAA